Below is a genomic region from Arcanobacterium haemolyticum DSM 20595.
GAGAGGAAATGCGGGTATGAAGGGTGTGCGGGTTACGGCGGCGTGTGGCGCTGCAGTGTTGGCATCGTTGGGGGTGTTGCCGGTGGCGGCGGCCGAAGGGTCTGAGGCGCCAGCTCCAGTTTCGGCGCCGAATCCAGCATCAACGCCAGAGGCTTCGATTTTGTTTTTCCAGGATGGCCACGATGCGATGCCTGTGAACCAAGGTAAGAAGGATGCGCCTAATTTCCATGGCGGCGCGGCACGTTTGGCCACGGTTGTGAAGGATCAGCGGGCGGACGGCGTGCCCTCTGACCTGGTGTTTGGCGGCGATCTGGGCGGTGGCACGCTGTTTGGTGCCGTGTTCCATGGCGAAGCGATGGTTGATCTGTTCAACAAGATCGGCGTGGATCTGGCTGGGTTTGGTCAGCACGATTTCGATTACGGCGTGGAGCAGACCCGCAAGAACGTTGCCGATTCACGGTTCCCGTGGGTATCGTCGAACCTCACGGTGGCAGGCCACCCGTTTAACGGTGCCGAAAATATAACCGCAGTGCGCACAGTTGGCGGCTTGAAGATCGGCTACATTGGCTTGACCGCAGGCATGGATACCACGTCTGTGAGCGGCCAGGTCATGGAGGAAGATTATGTTTCCGCCGCGAAGTCGGCGGTGGTACGGTTGGGTGAGGTGGACATCGTCGTCGCTCTTGCTCAATTCCCGAAGGCGGCCGACGCAACGAAACTTCTCCAGGAAGTCCCGCAGATTTCCGTGGTTTTGCGTGAGGAAAACGAGGCGAAGCAGGAGGGCAACGACGTCACCATGCTGCCAGATGGCCGTTTCGCCGTTGCGCCCGAGGGAAATTATGGTTCCGTGGCGCGGATTGATTTTGTGCGGGGTGCCGACGGCCATGTGGTTGCGAAGCATCGTGAAGTTCAGGTGGATGGTACCGTGGCTGAGGATCCGGCAATTGCGCAGGTGGCGGGTGAATACCAGGATAAATTGGATGCGCGGCTTGCTCAGCAGGTTGGGTGTTCGGAGCGTGCGCTGGCGAAGCCGACTGAGCTTGGGCACGTTGCCGCCGAAGCTTTCCGCCGCGTTGCAGACGCCGATTTTGGGTGGGTGAACGCTGGCGGCGTGCGGGCGGATTTGCCTGCCGGGCCCGTGACCATGAAGGATGTGTGGG
It encodes:
- a CDS encoding bifunctional metallophosphatase/5'-nucleotidase, translated to MKGVRVTAACGAAVLASLGVLPVAAAEGSEAPAPVSAPNPASTPEASILFFQDGHDAMPVNQGKKDAPNFHGGAARLATVVKDQRADGVPSDLVFGGDLGGGTLFGAVFHGEAMVDLFNKIGVDLAGFGQHDFDYGVEQTRKNVADSRFPWVSSNLTVAGHPFNGAENITAVRTVGGLKIGYIGLTAGMDTTSVSGQVMEEDYVSAAKSAVVRLGEVDIVVALAQFPKAADATKLLQEVPQISVVLREENEAKQEGNDVTMLPDGRFAVAPEGNYGSVARIDFVRGADGHVVAKHREVQVDGTVAEDPAIAQVAGEYQDKLDARLAQQVGCSERALAKPTELGHVAAEAFRRVADADFGWVNAGGVRADLPAGPVTMKDVWAVFPYGNKVMKIEATGAQLRAALEQGADSVPEGNSAGYPLVAGFDFVYDAGAPAGAKISGLVRADGSEIKDADRVVLAVTNYVVNGGNKVEAFKGARVLAGEGTLDTDFEALEKFLTTTQCGNPAPSPSPETSLSPAPVLSPAPGATGSDSRKVAPGALANTGSSVLWVCGVAGVALMIGVVLRRKVKVN